In a single window of the Pseudomonadota bacterium genome:
- a CDS encoding 2Fe-2S iron-sulfur cluster-binding protein — translation MSKDRMVTLTVDGLEISVPQGTKLLKACLDNGIYIPNLCYIDDMEHPPASCRLCLVEIEGRPDPLPSCSQKVEDGMVVHTETDAVRLLQKTAFRLLVSTNHGKCRLCMANKHCAMQQIAKFLHMPLRTKKLRYIPKDMPEVIEDHPCIVYEPNKCVLCGRCVYVCSRQNYDFALDFARRGFNTTISFFGSQEEGVGDYCRNCRACVDICPVGALNFKDERDAFLQDLQAKISA, via the coding sequence ATGAGTAAAGATCGGATGGTAACCCTGACTGTGGACGGCCTGGAAATCAGCGTCCCTCAGGGAACAAAACTGCTGAAAGCCTGCCTGGATAACGGTATTTATATTCCCAACCTCTGCTATATTGATGATATGGAGCATCCACCGGCTTCCTGCCGTTTATGCCTGGTGGAAATCGAAGGTCGCCCTGATCCTCTGCCGTCCTGCAGCCAGAAAGTGGAAGATGGTATGGTGGTGCATACGGAAACCGATGCAGTACGGCTGCTGCAGAAGACCGCCTTTCGGCTCCTGGTGAGCACCAACCATGGTAAATGCCGTCTCTGTATGGCCAACAAACACTGTGCAATGCAGCAGATTGCCAAGTTTTTGCACATGCCTTTAAGGACCAAAAAACTGCGGTACATTCCCAAAGATATGCCGGAAGTCATTGAAGACCATCCTTGTATTGTCTATGAGCCCAATAAGTGTGTGCTCTGTGGCCGCTGTGTTTATGTCTGCTCCCGGCAGAACTATGATTTTGCCCTGGATTTCGCCAGACGTGGATTCAACACTACCATTTCCTTTTTCGGCAGCCAGGAAGAAGGAGTTGGTGATTACTGTCGGAATTGCCGGGCTTGTGTTGATATATGTCCGGTAGGGGCCCTGAACTTCAAGGATGAAAGGGATGCTTTCCTGCAAGATCTGCAGGCAAAAATCAGTGCCTGA
- a CDS encoding NADH-ubiquinone oxidoreductase-F iron-sulfur binding region domain-containing protein has translation MSSNPTPNEILSELTQAAEKQWQALQNPAVPVIYVGHATCGRAAGSQETIDGFKDALEEKGLEAEIITVGCLGHCYAEPLVTIHYPGFPPLMYQKVGAGEARVLVNSFIQGGEDPCFEYLLGALEPNDTFPTLMDYPRYLYEKRVIMDQCGLIDPHSLDHYLAVGGYQSLAKVLEKGDKWVVEEIKSAHLRGRGGAGFPAGIKWDIARQAEKTPKVVICNGDEGDPGAYMDRTLMESNPHQVLEGLAIAALAIGASRAVLYIRAEYPLAVSTIEQAIAAAKECNLLGDRILGTDFSLEVSVFQGSGAFVCGEETALIQSIQGNRGMPRYRPPYPAVEGLDGLPTVINNVKTLSTVPAIVRKGSHWFRNIGTEKTPGTAIFSVVGDVEYAGLVEVPMGVSLEHLIFEVCGGIKDGKPFKAVQIGGPSGGCLPESELSTPIDFDSLRQAGAMMGSGGMVVMNDETCMVEVARYFIDFTQHESCGKCTFCRVGTRHLLEILKGLTKGEGSDDDIAELQTLGEEIIKGSLCSLGKTAPNPVLTTLRFFKDEYLAHYREHRCPALMCRDLIAYYIDLETCARGCDACVACCPTEAIFTTSNRKKAIDQEKCVKCGECVYACPPEYDAVRKVSPPEMVPDQGIKPLDKEEEENNE, from the coding sequence ATGAGCAGCAATCCGACTCCGAATGAAATATTAAGTGAGCTGACGCAGGCCGCGGAAAAACAGTGGCAGGCTCTGCAGAATCCGGCTGTTCCGGTCATTTATGTCGGTCATGCGACCTGTGGTCGGGCCGCGGGATCCCAGGAAACCATTGATGGGTTTAAAGACGCTTTAGAGGAGAAAGGGCTTGAGGCTGAAATTATTACCGTTGGTTGCCTGGGGCACTGTTATGCCGAACCCCTGGTAACCATTCATTATCCCGGATTTCCCCCGCTCATGTACCAGAAAGTGGGGGCCGGTGAAGCCCGGGTGCTGGTGAACTCCTTTATCCAGGGGGGCGAAGATCCCTGTTTTGAATACCTGCTGGGAGCCCTTGAACCCAATGATACCTTTCCTACCTTGATGGACTATCCCCGTTATCTTTATGAAAAGCGGGTGATTATGGATCAATGTGGCCTGATAGATCCCCATAGCCTGGATCATTACCTGGCTGTGGGTGGTTATCAATCTCTGGCAAAGGTTTTGGAAAAGGGTGATAAATGGGTTGTTGAGGAGATAAAGTCAGCACATTTGCGTGGTCGGGGCGGTGCCGGTTTTCCGGCCGGCATCAAATGGGATATTGCCCGCCAGGCTGAAAAAACTCCAAAGGTGGTTATCTGCAATGGGGATGAAGGTGATCCGGGGGCGTATATGGACCGGACGCTGATGGAGAGCAATCCGCACCAGGTACTTGAGGGACTGGCCATCGCCGCTTTGGCAATAGGAGCTTCCCGGGCAGTTCTCTATATTCGGGCGGAATATCCCCTGGCGGTCAGCACCATTGAACAGGCCATTGCCGCGGCAAAAGAGTGCAACCTGCTCGGGGACCGGATTCTGGGAACTGATTTCAGCCTTGAGGTTTCTGTATTCCAGGGTTCCGGTGCTTTTGTCTGCGGGGAAGAAACGGCCCTGATCCAGTCCATCCAGGGTAATCGGGGGATGCCCCGGTATCGGCCGCCCTACCCGGCGGTTGAAGGCCTGGATGGCTTGCCGACGGTTATTAATAATGTCAAAACCCTGTCGACGGTTCCTGCCATAGTTCGTAAGGGCAGTCATTGGTTCAGGAATATTGGTACTGAAAAAACTCCGGGGACGGCAATTTTTTCGGTGGTTGGCGATGTTGAATACGCCGGCCTGGTGGAAGTGCCCATGGGGGTCAGCCTGGAACATCTTATTTTTGAGGTCTGTGGCGGCATTAAAGATGGAAAACCGTTTAAAGCCGTGCAGATTGGCGGTCCATCCGGTGGTTGTCTGCCGGAGAGTGAGCTGTCTACCCCGATCGATTTTGATTCTTTAAGGCAGGCCGGGGCCATGATGGGTTCCGGGGGCATGGTGGTGATGAACGATGAAACCTGCATGGTGGAAGTAGCCCGCTACTTTATTGATTTTACCCAGCACGAATCATGTGGTAAATGTACTTTCTGCCGGGTTGGTACCCGGCACTTGCTGGAGATTCTCAAGGGTTTAACCAAAGGTGAGGGTAGTGACGATGATATAGCTGAGCTGCAGACCCTCGGTGAAGAAATCATTAAAGGGTCATTGTGCAGCCTGGGAAAAACGGCCCCCAATCCGGTATTGACCACCCTGCGTTTTTTCAAGGATGAATATCTGGCCCACTACCGGGAACATCGCTGCCCGGCCCTCATGTGTCGTGATCTGATTGCCTATTACATTGATCTTGAGACTTGTGCCCGGGGGTGTGATGCCTGTGTTGCCTGCTGTCCCACCGAGGCAATTTTTACCACCAGCAACCGTAAAAAGGCCATTGATCAGGAAAAATGCGTCAAATGCGGTGAATGTGTCTATGCCTGCCCGCCGGAATATGATGCAGTCCGCAAGGTATCACCTCCGGAAATGGTTCCTGACCAGGGGATCAAACCGCTGGATAAGGAGGAAGAGGAAAATAATGAGTAA
- the nuoE gene encoding NADH-quinone oxidoreductase subunit NuoE, translating into MSDNIEQDQEVDLEEQQVLDAIAVELPGFSRDVHQLLPVLQKIQHTHGYLPRDSMVMVAAHFAVAAAKVFGIATFYNQFRFNPPGRHPIKVCLGTACHVKGGEIILENFTRRLGIEEGETTQDREYSLERVACVGCCALAPVVVVGEKIESYVTPSKVEGVITEIEIQNEIAEREKAKDEQQSDSE; encoded by the coding sequence ATGTCTGACAATATTGAACAGGATCAGGAAGTTGATCTTGAAGAACAGCAGGTACTGGATGCCATTGCCGTCGAGCTGCCGGGTTTTTCCCGTGATGTACATCAGCTGCTTCCCGTCCTGCAAAAAATCCAGCATACCCATGGTTATCTGCCCCGGGACAGTATGGTGATGGTTGCCGCCCATTTTGCGGTTGCCGCGGCGAAAGTTTTTGGTATTGCCACTTTCTACAACCAGTTTCGCTTCAATCCTCCTGGTCGTCATCCGATTAAAGTCTGTCTCGGGACTGCCTGTCATGTAAAAGGAGGAGAAATTATCCTCGAAAATTTTACCCGACGCCTGGGGATTGAAGAAGGCGAAACCACTCAAGATCGGGAGTACAGCCTGGAAAGGGTTGCCTGTGTTGGCTGTTGCGCTCTGGCACCGGTGGTGGTGGTGGGGGAGAAAATCGAGTCTTATGTGACTCCCAGCAAGGTCGAGGGTGTGATTACCGAAATTGAAATTCAAAACGAGATAGCTGAAAGGGAAAAAGCTAAAGATGAGCAGCAATCCGACTCCGAATGA